One window of Novosphingobium sp. 9U genomic DNA carries:
- a CDS encoding NAD kinase: MSVEPRLALIVSDSPRAQAGAAELRRSHNWVPPTEADVLVVVGGDGFLLHVLHEMLDWDHMLPCYGLNLGTVGFLMNGQHDDARPIGKRVAEAHAVSVRPLEMHVVDQHGKSFCYYAINEVSLLRETRQTAKLEVRINGKVRMEELAGDGILVSTPAGSTAYNLSAGGPILPLGSRMLALTPLSPFRPRRWKGAILPESAEVEFRVLEPRKRPVAAVADQKEVREVRDVKIVACQRKELTLLFDPGASLEERIFAEQFQV; encoded by the coding sequence ATGAGCGTGGAACCCCGGCTAGCCCTGATCGTGTCCGACAGTCCCCGCGCGCAAGCGGGAGCCGCCGAGCTGCGCCGCTCGCACAACTGGGTGCCACCGACCGAAGCCGACGTCCTGGTGGTCGTCGGCGGCGATGGGTTCCTGCTCCATGTCCTGCACGAGATGCTCGATTGGGACCACATGCTGCCCTGCTATGGTTTGAACCTGGGCACCGTCGGCTTTCTGATGAACGGCCAGCACGACGACGCCCGCCCGATCGGCAAGCGCGTGGCCGAGGCGCATGCGGTCTCGGTCCGTCCCCTGGAGATGCATGTCGTCGATCAGCACGGCAAATCGTTCTGCTACTATGCCATCAACGAAGTCTCGCTGCTGCGCGAGACGCGCCAGACGGCCAAGCTTGAGGTACGGATCAACGGCAAGGTGCGTATGGAGGAGCTGGCAGGGGACGGCATCCTGGTCTCTACCCCGGCCGGTTCGACCGCGTACAACCTCTCCGCCGGCGGCCCGATCCTGCCGCTCGGCTCACGCATGCTGGCACTGACGCCGCTCAGCCCGTTCCGCCCGCGCCGATGGAAAGGCGCAATCCTGCCGGAGAGCGCCGAAGTCGAGTTCCGCGTCCTTGAACCGCGCAAGCGCCCGGTCGCCGCGGTGGCCGACCAGAAGGAAGTGCGCGAGGTGCGCGACGTGAAGATCGTCGCCTGCCAGCGCAAGGAATTGACACTCCTCTTCGATCCCGGAGCCAGCCTGGAGGAACGCATCTTCGCCGAGCAATTCCAGGTCTGA
- a CDS encoding PaaI family thioesterase: MGMVHGGALMTFADIALGVAVVDAIGAPNCSTAQLQYHFAAGVKVGSLLVCVPEVVRRTRRMVFTRGLFRVGDETVGSADAIYNVFEQRLG; the protein is encoded by the coding sequence ATGGGCATGGTCCATGGCGGCGCCTTGATGACCTTTGCGGATATCGCGCTGGGCGTGGCCGTCGTGGATGCGATCGGCGCGCCGAACTGCTCGACGGCGCAATTGCAATACCACTTCGCCGCCGGAGTGAAGGTCGGCAGCCTCCTCGTCTGCGTGCCCGAAGTGGTGCGCCGGACGCGCCGCATGGTATTCACACGCGGCTTGTTCCGAGTAGGTGATGAGACGGTTGGATCGGCCGACGCGATCTACAACGTCTTCGAGCAGAGGCTCGGCTAA
- a CDS encoding MFS transporter — protein sequence MTKATPSAHPALVTLALAMGAFAIGTTEFAAMSLLPFFAADLHIDEPAAGHAISAYALGVVVGAPVIAVLAARIARLTLLIGLMALFAVGNALSAIAPSYHALLVFRFITGLPHGAYFGVAALVAAALVPDNKRALSVARVMTGLTVATIIGVPMANWLGQAFGWRTGFGLVAGLAAVTMVLVALYAPLGEPSRDASPLRELGALRRPQVLLTLLTGAIGFGGFFAVYTYIASTLISVTHVSERWVPVVLAVFGVGMTIGNLVAGWAAGYSINRTAIAIMLWTTAALAFFTTSTDSLWTVTLAVFLIGLGGGLGAVLQTRLMDVAGDAQALAAAAHHSAFNVANALGPWLGGLAVSAGYGFASTGWIGVALSLGGLAVFLLALALERRSSKMAARIA from the coding sequence ATGACCAAGGCTACGCCTTCGGCACACCCCGCGCTTGTCACCCTGGCGCTGGCCATGGGCGCCTTCGCGATCGGCACCACCGAGTTCGCGGCAATGAGCCTGTTGCCCTTCTTCGCCGCCGATCTGCACATCGACGAGCCCGCCGCTGGCCACGCCATCAGCGCCTACGCGCTGGGCGTCGTCGTCGGCGCGCCGGTCATCGCGGTGCTCGCGGCGCGCATCGCCCGGCTCACGTTGCTGATCGGGCTGATGGCGCTGTTCGCCGTCGGCAATGCGCTGAGCGCGATCGCGCCCAGTTACCATGCCCTGCTCGTGTTCCGCTTCATCACCGGACTGCCGCACGGCGCTTACTTCGGCGTGGCGGCGCTGGTCGCCGCGGCCCTGGTTCCCGACAACAAGCGCGCGCTGTCGGTTGCCCGCGTGATGACCGGTCTGACCGTCGCCACCATCATCGGCGTGCCGATGGCCAACTGGCTCGGCCAGGCCTTCGGCTGGCGCACTGGCTTCGGGCTTGTCGCAGGGCTCGCCGCGGTGACGATGGTGCTTGTGGCGCTCTACGCGCCGCTCGGCGAACCCAGCCGCGACGCGAGCCCCTTGCGTGAGCTGGGCGCATTGCGTCGGCCCCAAGTGCTGCTGACGCTGCTCACCGGCGCGATCGGCTTCGGCGGGTTCTTCGCGGTCTACACTTATATCGCGTCGACCTTGATCTCGGTCACTCATGTCTCCGAGCGGTGGGTGCCCGTGGTTCTGGCCGTGTTCGGCGTGGGCATGACGATCGGCAACCTCGTCGCGGGGTGGGCGGCCGGCTACAGCATCAACCGCACGGCCATCGCGATCATGCTGTGGACCACCGCGGCCCTGGCGTTCTTCACCACCTCGACCGACAGCTTGTGGACGGTGACGCTCGCCGTGTTCCTGATCGGCCTGGGCGGGGGTCTCGGCGCAGTGCTGCAGACCCGGCTGATGGACGTGGCGGGGGACGCGCAGGCGCTCGCGGCAGCTGCACATCACAGCGCCTTCAACGTCGCCAATGCGCTTGGCCCGTGGCTTGGCGGCCTGGCGGTTTCGGCGGGTTACGGGTTCGCTTCGACTGGCTGGATCGGCGTGGCGCTGTCGCTCGGCGGGCTGGCGGTTTTCCTCCTCGCGCTGGCTCTGGAACGACGCTCGTCGAAAATGGCGGCTCGGATCGCCTAG
- a CDS encoding DUF4286 family protein — MLAPRAMSPARCRFCALASLGGIADDWRHNREEAEHMVKMRMIALTTPKPGREQEFHDWYNNCHLPELVNQFGFTQASRWELVAKLMGSDTNPYLAIYEWEAEDPMAFLGQMGEAAQSGKLTQSDAQDFGTCYTAVFQALGEPVLPS, encoded by the coding sequence ATGCTGGCTCCCCGCGCGATGTCGCCCGCACGATGTCGCTTTTGCGCGCTTGCCAGCTTGGGCGGCATTGCCGATGATTGGCGCCACAATCGAGAGGAAGCCGAACACATGGTCAAGATGAGGATGATCGCGCTCACCACGCCCAAGCCGGGCCGGGAGCAGGAATTCCACGACTGGTACAACAACTGCCACTTGCCTGAGCTTGTGAACCAGTTTGGCTTCACGCAGGCGAGCCGGTGGGAGCTGGTCGCCAAGCTGATGGGCTCCGACACCAACCCCTACTTGGCTATCTACGAGTGGGAAGCCGAAGATCCGATGGCGTTCCTGGGCCAGATGGGCGAGGCCGCGCAGAGCGGCAAGCTGACGCAGAGCGACGCGCAGGATTTCGGCACTTGCTACACCGCAGTGTTCCAAGCGCTCGGCGAACCGGTTCTGCCGAGTTAG
- a CDS encoding bifunctional diguanylate cyclase/phosphodiesterase yields the protein MIDLQNVILEMIAKGESLGDTADRLCLEVERLIPDAVCSVATIDADGRLNSLAAPSLPRAYSDALQAVPIGPQVGTCGAAAFHGRDVITEDIRADPSWEGYRHLALPYGLLACWSHPIFDAQGTVIATFGFYYRQCRTPTAHEHELAEQCARLCTIALDRHRRVLEHQRRATIDDLTGLLNRSAFDAALTQLDCTVPGAWALAVLDLDNLKVVNDTFGHAAGDCLLQHVAKRLQQVARPEKVYRLGGDEFAVILTHDDMLRDLDATAAAYLEALSPNADCGGNVIGPRATIGLAVLAAGDRTAERVRQNADFALYHAKETGRGGYVRYWPGIGTRMTRRLTAVREVDAALREDRIEAHYQPIVRIETGEIVGLEALCRMRLGQKLLTAAAFHEATTDAQIASALTERMMRLVAADLRSWLTAGIPLQHVSINVSSADFHGLTILPTVLEVFGREDVPLKHVILEVTELVYMADDAGVVQKAVAKLRKAGLEVALDDFGTGYASLTHLMTVPVDYIKIDKSFVDRIVDHMPSIAIVEGMVGIAHKLGIRVVAEGVETSAQARQLLALGCTMAQGYFYSPAVSAVEAASMMRASAEGLADPTPQAKWRVL from the coding sequence ATGATCGACTTGCAGAACGTCATCCTGGAAATGATCGCCAAGGGCGAATCCCTGGGCGACACCGCCGACAGGCTCTGCCTCGAAGTCGAGCGCCTCATTCCCGACGCAGTCTGCTCGGTCGCGACGATCGATGCCGATGGGCGGCTCAACTCGCTCGCTGCGCCCAGTTTGCCGCGTGCTTATTCCGATGCCCTGCAAGCCGTTCCGATCGGCCCGCAAGTCGGTACCTGCGGTGCTGCCGCGTTCCATGGCAGGGACGTGATAACAGAGGACATCCGCGCCGATCCGTCGTGGGAGGGATACCGCCACCTCGCCCTGCCCTATGGGCTGCTCGCGTGCTGGTCGCATCCGATCTTCGATGCCCAAGGTACCGTGATCGCAACCTTTGGCTTCTATTACCGCCAGTGCCGCACACCCACTGCGCACGAGCACGAGTTGGCCGAGCAATGTGCACGCCTGTGCACCATCGCACTCGACCGGCACCGCCGCGTGCTGGAGCATCAGCGCCGCGCCACGATCGACGATCTTACCGGCCTGCTGAACCGATCGGCCTTTGATGCAGCACTGACGCAGCTCGATTGCACCGTCCCCGGTGCCTGGGCGCTGGCGGTGCTCGACCTCGACAACCTGAAGGTGGTCAACGATACCTTTGGCCACGCCGCGGGCGACTGCCTGCTGCAGCATGTCGCCAAGCGACTGCAGCAAGTGGCACGACCGGAGAAGGTCTACCGGCTAGGCGGCGACGAGTTCGCGGTCATCCTGACGCATGACGACATGCTGCGCGACCTCGACGCGACAGCGGCGGCCTATCTGGAGGCCTTGTCCCCGAATGCCGATTGCGGCGGCAACGTGATCGGCCCGCGGGCGACGATTGGACTTGCCGTGCTCGCAGCCGGCGACCGGACCGCCGAGCGGGTCCGCCAAAATGCCGACTTCGCGCTCTACCATGCCAAGGAGACCGGCCGCGGCGGTTACGTGCGCTACTGGCCCGGGATCGGCACGCGCATGACGCGGCGGCTGACTGCGGTGCGCGAAGTGGACGCGGCGCTGCGCGAGGATCGGATCGAGGCGCACTACCAGCCGATCGTCCGCATCGAGACTGGCGAGATCGTCGGGCTGGAGGCGCTATGCCGGATGCGCCTTGGCCAGAAGCTCCTGACCGCAGCCGCGTTCCACGAGGCCACGACCGACGCGCAGATCGCCAGCGCCCTGACCGAGCGGATGATGCGGCTGGTGGCCGCCGACCTGCGATCCTGGCTGACCGCCGGCATTCCACTGCAGCACGTCAGCATCAACGTCTCTTCGGCCGACTTCCACGGCTTAACCATCCTGCCGACCGTGCTCGAGGTGTTCGGACGCGAGGACGTCCCGCTCAAGCACGTGATCCTGGAAGTGACCGAGCTGGTCTACATGGCGGACGACGCCGGCGTGGTGCAGAAAGCCGTGGCGAAGTTGCGCAAGGCGGGCCTGGAGGTCGCGCTGGACGATTTCGGCACCGGCTATGCCTCGCTCACGCACCTGATGACGGTGCCTGTGGACTACATCAAGATCGACAAGAGCTTCGTCGATCGCATCGTCGATCACATGCCCAGCATCGCCATCGTCGAAGGCATGGTGGGCATCGCTCACAAACTAGGCATCCGCGTGGTCGCCGAAGGCGTGGAGACGTCAGCGCAAGCGCGTCAGCTGCTCGCGCTCGGCTGCACGATGGCGCAAGGGTACTTCTACTCGCCCGCGGTGAGTGCGGTGGAGGCAGCTTCGATGATGCGTGCCTCGGCCGAGGGCCTTGCAGACCCGACGCCGCAGGCCAAGTGGCGGGTCCTCTAG
- a CDS encoding FAD-binding protein, translating to MAQFDETFDWVVVGSGAGSMSSALLMKQAGKSVVILEKAEWVGGTTCKSGGVMWIPANRFMNPGEDSVEKGVEYLDNLVGDAPDTPGTSPQRRRAYVNQAPRMLDFIISQGVQLERGSTFWPDYYDEVPGGVKTSRTVTALPFDKKELGAWAPKLRKGFLEVPARLDDGMKLPFMKHSWEIKRIFFKIALKLVLGKLTGKHWVTAGAALQGRMLKAVLEKNAADIRVNSPVNEVIIEGGKALGVVTVKDGKPWRIGAKLGVLVNAGGFSQNQAMRDKYIPGSRKEWSNGIETDHGDMHQELERKGAALGQMDQMVGFQMSEAPGWETDYVKPGTQSTTGKPHAIQVDQSGVRYMNEGGSYEEFCENMLIRDRTVPAIPSWAIMDQQYMNEYTVAGKGTAKKNMAKWLESGWMRRADSVEGLAEAIKVPPAALKGTVDRWNGFVRNGKDEDFHRGERAYDNWLGDPFFKDGPNQCMGTIEKGPFYAIPIVPGDVGTYGGVVCDSDSRVLTPEGTPIEGLYACGVATASPMGKVYPGAGASVGPSMTFGWIAAKHAAGLGNQV from the coding sequence ATGGCGCAATTCGACGAGACGTTCGACTGGGTGGTGGTCGGCAGCGGCGCAGGCTCGATGAGCTCGGCGCTGCTGATGAAGCAGGCGGGCAAGTCGGTCGTGATCCTCGAAAAGGCGGAGTGGGTGGGCGGCACCACCTGCAAGTCCGGCGGCGTGATGTGGATCCCCGCCAACCGCTTCATGAACCCCGGCGAGGACAGCGTGGAGAAAGGCGTCGAGTACCTCGACAACCTCGTCGGCGATGCGCCCGACACGCCCGGCACCAGTCCGCAGCGTCGGCGCGCCTACGTGAACCAGGCGCCGCGCATGCTCGACTTCATCATCAGCCAGGGCGTGCAGCTGGAGCGCGGCTCGACGTTCTGGCCCGACTACTACGACGAAGTGCCCGGGGGCGTGAAGACCAGCCGCACGGTCACGGCGCTGCCGTTCGACAAGAAGGAACTCGGCGCCTGGGCACCCAAGCTGCGCAAGGGCTTCCTCGAAGTGCCCGCGCGCCTCGACGATGGCATGAAGCTGCCGTTCATGAAGCATTCGTGGGAGATCAAGAGGATCTTCTTCAAGATCGCGTTAAAGCTCGTGCTCGGCAAGCTGACCGGCAAGCACTGGGTCACCGCAGGCGCGGCGTTGCAGGGCCGCATGCTGAAGGCCGTGCTGGAGAAGAACGCCGCCGACATCCGCGTTAACTCGCCGGTGAACGAAGTCATCATCGAGGGTGGCAAGGCGCTCGGCGTAGTGACGGTGAAGGACGGCAAGCCCTGGCGCATCGGGGCGAAGCTGGGCGTACTGGTGAACGCCGGGGGGTTCTCGCAAAACCAGGCGATGCGCGACAAGTACATCCCCGGCAGCCGCAAGGAGTGGTCGAACGGGATCGAGACCGATCACGGCGACATGCACCAGGAGTTGGAGCGCAAGGGCGCGGCGCTGGGGCAGATGGACCAGATGGTCGGCTTCCAGATGAGCGAGGCGCCCGGCTGGGAAACCGACTACGTCAAGCCCGGCACCCAGAGCACCACCGGCAAGCCGCACGCGATCCAGGTCGACCAATCGGGCGTGCGCTACATGAACGAAGGCGGCTCCTACGAGGAGTTCTGCGAAAACATGCTGATCCGCGACCGCACGGTACCGGCGATCCCCAGCTGGGCGATCATGGACCAGCAGTACATGAACGAGTACACCGTCGCCGGTAAGGGCACGGCCAAGAAGAACATGGCCAAGTGGCTGGAGTCCGGCTGGATGCGCCGCGCCGACAGCGTCGAGGGCTTGGCCGAGGCGATCAAGGTTCCCCCCGCTGCATTGAAGGGCACCGTCGATCGCTGGAACGGCTTCGTCCGCAACGGCAAGGACGAGGACTTCCACCGCGGTGAGCGTGCCTACGACAATTGGCTGGGCGACCCGTTCTTCAAGGATGGCCCGAACCAGTGCATGGGCACGATCGAGAAGGGTCCGTTCTACGCGATCCCGATCGTGCCGGGCGACGTCGGCACCTATGGCGGTGTCGTATGCGACAGCGACTCGCGCGTGCTCACGCCGGAGGGCACACCGATTGAGGGCCTTTACGCCTGCGGCGTCGCCACCGCCTCGCCGATGGGCAAGGTCTACCCCGGCGCAGGCGCCAGCGTCGGGCCGTCGATGACCTTCGGCTGGATCGCGGCGAAGCATGCAGCGGGGTTGGGCAACCAGGTCTGA
- the chrA gene encoding chromate efflux transporter — translation MPPPITLSALFLKFLRFGALAFGGPVAQIAMLRQALVEEERWIDKGRFNRLLAVLQVLPGPEAHELCVHLGMVARGRLGGLLAGLGFMLPGLVLMLIAGWGYMTWVAGRTGWSGVLLGVQIVVLAVILRSVVRIGQHIIENRLLALVAAGSFVATLVGVPFWIPLLAGGLAYALARRPIWAVLVIAAAVGLAAASMVLTLQGQQAGGVAHTSVTAGALFLAGLKGGLLTFGGAYTAIPYVRADTVGRGWIGDAAFLDGIALAGVLPAPLVIFATFVGYVAGGFVGALMVTAGMFLPAFAFSLLLFERLEAIIEHPALHRVLEGVAAAVVGVIAATFVHLSQATAAHVTTPWLVLVLFGAALLAAWRLKGAWVTPAIILAGALVGWLVLSS, via the coding sequence ATGCCGCCGCCGATCACCCTTTCAGCATTGTTTCTCAAGTTCCTGCGTTTCGGCGCGCTCGCCTTCGGCGGCCCGGTCGCGCAGATCGCCATGTTGCGCCAGGCTTTGGTCGAGGAGGAGCGCTGGATCGACAAGGGGCGGTTCAATCGGCTGCTCGCCGTGCTGCAGGTGCTGCCCGGGCCGGAGGCGCACGAGCTGTGCGTTCACTTGGGGATGGTTGCCCGGGGTCGGCTCGGCGGTTTGCTGGCGGGGCTTGGATTCATGCTGCCCGGGCTCGTGCTGATGCTGATCGCCGGCTGGGGCTACATGACGTGGGTTGCTGGACGGACGGGCTGGTCGGGTGTCCTGCTGGGTGTGCAGATCGTCGTGCTGGCCGTCATCCTGCGCTCGGTCGTCCGCATCGGGCAGCATATCATCGAGAACCGGCTGCTCGCACTGGTGGCGGCAGGGAGCTTTGTCGCGACGCTGGTCGGCGTGCCGTTCTGGATTCCCTTGCTTGCCGGCGGGCTCGCCTATGCCTTGGCGAGGCGCCCCATCTGGGCCGTGCTGGTCATCGCCGCCGCTGTCGGGCTTGCAGCGGCATCGATGGTCCTGACCTTGCAGGGGCAGCAAGCCGGCGGCGTGGCCCATACCTCGGTGACGGCGGGCGCCTTGTTCCTCGCTGGACTGAAGGGCGGACTGCTGACCTTTGGCGGCGCTTACACGGCGATCCCCTACGTGCGTGCCGATACGGTCGGGCGTGGGTGGATTGGCGATGCCGCGTTTCTGGACGGGATCGCGCTGGCCGGCGTGCTGCCCGCGCCGCTGGTGATCTTTGCGACGTTCGTGGGCTACGTCGCCGGCGGCTTCGTGGGCGCGCTCATGGTCACCGCCGGCATGTTCTTGCCCGCATTCGCCTTTTCGCTGCTCCTGTTCGAACGGCTCGAGGCGATCATCGAACACCCTGCGCTGCACCGGGTGCTGGAGGGTGTGGCCGCCGCAGTCGTCGGGGTGATCGCGGCCACCTTCGTGCATCTGTCACAAGCGACCGCGGCTCACGTCACCACGCCGTGGCTGGTGCTGGTCCTGTTCGGCGCCGCTCTTCTGGCTGCATGGCGGCTCAAGGGTGCGTGGGTTACGCCGGCCATCATCCTGGCGGGCGCCTTGGTTGGATGGTTGGTGCTGAGCAGCTAG
- a CDS encoding enoyl-CoA hydratase/isomerase family protein, which yields MTDTVPALPSLQTIALSREGRLLRITLNRPETMNAVNLQLHDELAEALWFAQGDTDSDVLVLTGAGRAFSAGGDLDHIEHNARNPHLFDHEARMAKRIVSTLLDIDKVVVCRLNGHAVGLGATLALLCDVIFAAENAKIGDPHVGLGLVAGDGGAVIWAQRIGLTRAKEYLLTGDLLPASKAAEIGLINHAVPLDELDARVDAFCQKLLKGAMVAIRATKVLTNLELKRLATALMDAGIAYESVSVRSADHLEGIQALKEKRAPNFTGR from the coding sequence ATGACCGACACCGTTCCGGCCCTGCCGAGCCTGCAGACGATCGCGCTCTCCCGCGAAGGGCGACTGCTGCGGATCACGCTGAACCGGCCTGAAACGATGAACGCGGTCAACTTGCAGCTTCATGATGAGTTGGCCGAAGCGCTGTGGTTCGCGCAAGGCGACACTGACTCCGACGTTCTCGTCCTCACGGGTGCCGGTCGTGCTTTTTCCGCCGGTGGCGACCTCGACCACATCGAGCATAATGCCAGAAACCCGCACTTGTTCGACCATGAGGCGCGCATGGCCAAGCGCATCGTCTCGACGCTTCTCGACATCGACAAGGTGGTGGTCTGCCGGCTGAATGGTCACGCTGTAGGGCTGGGGGCCACGCTAGCCCTGCTATGCGACGTGATCTTCGCCGCCGAGAACGCCAAGATCGGCGATCCGCATGTCGGATTGGGCCTGGTGGCGGGCGACGGCGGCGCGGTGATCTGGGCGCAGCGGATCGGGCTGACGCGCGCCAAGGAATACCTCCTCACCGGCGATCTCCTGCCTGCGAGCAAGGCGGCCGAGATTGGGCTGATCAACCATGCGGTGCCGCTCGACGAGCTGGACGCGCGGGTCGACGCGTTCTGCCAGAAGCTGCTCAAGGGCGCGATGGTCGCGATCCGCGCTACCAAGGTGCTGACGAACCTGGAGCTTAAGCGCCTCGCCACCGCGCTGATGGATGCGGGGATCGCCTATGAGTCGGTGAGCGTCCGCAGTGCCGATCACCTGGAGGGCATCCAAGCACTGAAGGAAAAGCGCGCCCCCAACTTCACCGGGCGCTGA
- a CDS encoding winged helix DNA-binding protein: MPSEKLERLAAQLVAMAEQMRQECSEGEEGGNVAIPSHVAPEGERAELLDRGRALAELLYAARRHRDRLFGPIFGEPAWDILLDLFVMEAKGMRVPVSSACIASGASHSTALRQIDELARHGLVERNRDEHDKRRTYIRLSDRGLHKVALVFEQFGSECGASTGSIVARA; the protein is encoded by the coding sequence ATGCCTAGCGAAAAACTGGAGAGGTTGGCCGCACAGCTGGTCGCAATGGCCGAGCAGATGCGGCAGGAGTGTAGCGAAGGCGAGGAGGGCGGCAATGTCGCAATCCCCTCCCACGTCGCGCCGGAGGGCGAACGTGCGGAATTGCTGGATCGTGGGCGAGCCTTGGCCGAGCTCCTCTATGCGGCTCGGCGCCACCGCGACCGCCTGTTCGGCCCGATCTTCGGGGAGCCGGCGTGGGACATCCTGCTCGACCTATTCGTCATGGAAGCCAAAGGCATGCGCGTTCCGGTAAGCAGCGCCTGCATCGCCTCGGGCGCGTCACACTCGACGGCGTTGCGCCAGATCGACGAACTGGCACGCCATGGGCTTGTCGAGCGCAACCGCGACGAGCACGACAAGCGTCGCACTTACATCCGGCTTAGCGACCGGGGATTGCATAAGGTAGCATTGGTCTTCGAGCAGTTCGGCAGCGAGTGCGGCGCAAGCACGGGCTCGATCGTCGCTCGCGCTTAG
- a CDS encoding response regulator transcription factor gives MKRYKTISLIDADFRRRAEHSKALAGSSFHIEPFESVEEFRHQGRADTLILVHDDGTAVADILEDMRTRDYWSPVLGYGKILDPVRCSQIILQGLVGYLPDPFDRYDIEALLEGASEQLTKLIDLRFGAADARQKIKTLTKREAQVLERLQAGLTNREIADSLEISPRTVEIHRANMLRKMDTKSALTAIRMSVQAKITG, from the coding sequence ATGAAGCGGTACAAAACCATATCCCTGATAGATGCCGATTTCCGCCGCCGCGCAGAGCACTCCAAGGCCCTTGCAGGAAGCAGCTTCCACATCGAGCCGTTCGAAAGCGTCGAGGAGTTTCGCCACCAGGGTCGGGCCGACACGCTGATCCTGGTGCACGACGATGGGACTGCGGTGGCCGACATCCTTGAGGATATGCGGACGCGAGATTACTGGTCGCCCGTATTGGGCTACGGCAAGATCCTCGATCCGGTGCGGTGCTCGCAGATCATCCTGCAGGGCCTGGTCGGCTATCTGCCCGACCCGTTCGACCGCTACGACATCGAGGCGCTGCTGGAAGGTGCCAGTGAGCAACTGACCAAGCTGATCGACTTGCGCTTCGGTGCGGCCGATGCCCGGCAGAAGATCAAGACCCTGACCAAGCGCGAGGCGCAAGTGCTGGAGCGGCTCCAGGCCGGCCTCACCAATCGCGAGATCGCCGACTCGCTCGAGATCAGCCCGCGGACGGTGGAGATCCACCGCGCCAACATGCTGCGCAAGATGGACACCAAGTCCGCGCTGACAGCCATTCGCATGAGCGTGCAGGCCAAGATCACGGGCTAA
- a CDS encoding bifunctional diguanylate cyclase/phosphodiesterase, producing MRGHHQAEDSSEDAFGASAPRERFLGSPGTESARSRIAEWLASEGIDEGRAHLHAMLVGLRRFDAVNLAYGEAAGDEALEEVAARMSNFAAGELEGRWLVSRAGGGSFLLLAAEPCSRERWQLVADELAEAVARPIPTPSGVLRLSPRLALVRMLEGEAIDLMLDRLGQSLSEATQRQGARIVWANGEATPPGRSSAQLEADLLAAIERDEIEVLFQPQFSLPDDRLVGAEALARWNHPELGRIGASALFAIAERTDHIVPLSRHIARKSLDLAQAWPARLRLSLNVTAADLAFGSYARQLLDKLRETGFPPNRLTLEVTEQSLISDVGLAAQIMAEFAANGIRMALDDFGAGFCNFRYLKLLPLHYLKLDRSMVDGIGRDRRDRAVLRAIVAMAKALDLEVIAEGIESEAQRTRVAAEGCAYYQGFVRAQPMSAEMFAKLVAVSE from the coding sequence ATGCGCGGGCACCATCAGGCAGAAGACAGTAGCGAGGACGCGTTTGGCGCCTCGGCCCCGCGAGAGCGCTTCCTGGGCAGCCCGGGCACGGAAAGTGCACGCAGCCGCATAGCCGAATGGCTCGCCAGCGAAGGCATCGACGAAGGCCGCGCGCACTTGCACGCCATGCTGGTCGGATTGCGCCGGTTCGACGCGGTGAACCTGGCGTATGGCGAGGCCGCCGGTGACGAGGCGCTGGAGGAAGTCGCCGCGCGCATGAGCAACTTCGCGGCTGGAGAGCTGGAAGGGCGCTGGCTGGTCTCGCGCGCCGGTGGCGGCTCGTTCCTGCTGCTCGCAGCCGAGCCGTGCAGCCGCGAGCGCTGGCAACTGGTCGCTGACGAGCTGGCCGAAGCGGTCGCCCGCCCGATCCCGACGCCGTCGGGCGTGCTGCGCCTCTCGCCGCGTCTGGCGCTGGTGCGCATGCTGGAGGGTGAGGCGATCGACCTCATGCTTGATCGGCTGGGCCAGTCGCTGAGCGAGGCGACGCAGCGTCAGGGTGCGCGCATCGTCTGGGCCAACGGTGAGGCAACGCCGCCGGGGCGCTCCTCGGCGCAGCTGGAGGCCGATCTGCTGGCCGCGATCGAGCGCGACGAGATCGAGGTACTCTTCCAGCCGCAGTTCAGCCTGCCCGACGATCGCCTGGTCGGGGCCGAGGCTTTGGCGCGGTGGAACCACCCGGAGCTTGGCCGCATCGGCGCCAGTGCGCTGTTCGCCATCGCGGAGCGGACCGACCACATCGTGCCGCTGTCCCGCCACATAGCGCGCAAGTCGCTGGACTTGGCGCAAGCCTGGCCGGCGCGGCTGCGACTGTCGCTGAACGTGACGGCGGCGGACCTGGCGTTCGGCAGCTACGCCCGCCAGCTGCTCGACAAGCTGCGCGAGACGGGCTTCCCGCCCAATCGCCTGACGCTGGAAGTCACAGAGCAATCGCTGATCAGCGACGTGGGCTTGGCGGCGCAGATCATGGCGGAGTTTGCCGCGAACGGTATCCGCATGGCGCTCGACGACTTCGGCGCGGGGTTCTGCAACTTCCGCTATCTGAAGCTGCTGCCGCTGCATTACCTGAAGCTCGATCGCTCCATGGTGGACGGCATTGGGCGCGACCGGCGCGACCGGGCCGTGCTGCGGGCGATCGTGGCCATGGCCAAGGCGCTCGATCTCGAGGTCATCGCCGAGGGCATCGAGAGCGAGGCGCAGCGCACGCGCGTCGCCGCGGAGGGCTGTGCCTACTACCAGGGCTTCGTGCGCGCGCAGCCGATGAGCGCAGAGATGTTTGCCAAGCTGGTGGCGGTTTCGGAGTAG